The region CTGATGATCGCTTCGACAAAGTCCCTGCGTTCACCCTGGAACTGCTGAACCAGTTGCTCGGGCTCGAGCAAAAATTTGAAGCGATATTCGGCGAAATAGGCGTAGCGGGGCGCGATAATCCCGCGCAGTTCCAGCTGAACCAGTAACGTCTTCAGCGGCAGCTGGCGAATATTGCTGCGCGTGGAGAGTGCATTGAGCATCAGTTCCCATTGCCCGCCGGATGCATCACGTTTCAGCTCATCCAGCACGTAGCGAATGCCGGCGCGCTCGGGCGTGTCGCCATACACGAAGTTTTCCAGCACGTTCAGGCTGTCGCGGTTGGCCAGAACCAGACAGTCCGACGGGTTGCCATCGCGGCCTGCACGGCCGATTTCCTGGCTGTAGTTCTCGATGGATTTGGGCAGATCAAAATGCACCACGAAGCGGATATCGCTCTTGTCGATGCCCATGCCAAAGGCGATGGTCGCGACAATGCAGTTGATATTGCCGTTCATGAAGTCGCGCTGAATGCGCTCGCGTCGCTCATGCTCCATACCGGCATGGTAGGCCGCGGCGTGAATGCCATGCTGGCTGAGGTAGCTGGCGACGTCTTCGGCGGTTTGTTGCTGGGTGACGTAGACGATACCCGGCTCGGCGCTGCGGGCACCCAGCCATTCGACCAGACGCTGGCGTTTGTCAGCGCCGGTAACTGGCTCGACCAGCAGATTCAGGTTGGGCCGGTAGAAGCCGGTGGTGATCACATCGGCATCAGAGATGCCGAACTTGCGCTGCATGTCGGCGATGACCGGCGGCGTTGCCGTCGCTGTTAGCAACAGCGTTTGCGGGATGCCGAAATCCTTCTGGTACGCGGGCAGCTTGAGGTAATCCGGGCGGAAGTTATGGCCCCATTCGGATATGCAGTGCGCCTCATCCACTACCAGCAGGGAGATAGGCACCTGCTGGATAAAATGGCGGAAACGCTCGTTCTTCAGCCGCTCCACCGAGATCATCAGTATTTTCAGCTCGC is a window of Pseudomonas sp. gcc21 DNA encoding:
- a CDS encoding ATP-dependent DNA helicase RecQ; the protein is MIRQSLLDTFGYDRFRPGQEPAINAVLEGRSAAAIFPTGSGKSLCYQLPAMHLPHLTLVVSPLLALMQDQLAFLERHGISAASIDSSQSREEASDVMSRAKSGELKILMISVERLKNERFRHFIQQVPISLLVVDEAHCISEWGHNFRPDYLKLPAYQKDFGIPQTLLLTATATPPVIADMQRKFGISDADVITTGFYRPNLNLLVEPVTGADKRQRLVEWLGARSAEPGIVYVTQQQTAEDVASYLSQHGIHAAAYHAGMEHERRERIQRDFMNGNINCIVATIAFGMGIDKSDIRFVVHFDLPKSIENYSQEIGRAGRDGNPSDCLVLANRDSLNVLENFVYGDTPERAGIRYVLDELKRDASGGQWELMLNALSTRSNIRQLPLKTLLVQLELRGIIAPRYAYFAEYRFKFLLEPEQLVQQFQGERRDFVEAIISTSRRARTWSTVDFDALWQQHRADRGRVIKALDYFQEKNWVELESKQMTEVYELLQPDFDAASLSEALHDYFHRQEASEINRIHAMLDLFATRDCLSRRLACYFGDEQVPERCGHCSVCHGQPAQLPEPPALPPLTLDRIQQLSAAFVERYSSDQHRAPTADSLARFLCGISVPLFTRLKARSLPGFAALEAYPYASVRELARDSQGPPSAR